The Thermus oshimai DSM 12092 DNA segment GGTGTCCCGGTCCCGCACGGTGACGGTGTCCTTGAGCTTGGTGGTGCCGTCCTTGCTCTGGCCGATGGTGTCGTAGTCCACGGTGATGGCGAAGGGGGTGCCTACCTCGTCGTGGCGGCGGTAGGCCTTGCCGATGTTGCCCGTGTCCTCGTAGAGGATGCGGCCGAGGCCCAGGGCCTGGAGGCGGGCCTTGAGGCGCTTGGCGTAGTCCGTGATCTCGGGGCGGTTCTTGGCCAGGGGGATGACCGCGGCCTTGATGGGGGCAAGCTGGGGCTTGAGCCTGAGGACGATGCGCTCTTCCCCACTCGGAAGCTCCTCGCGGGTGAAGGCCTCCGAGAGGAGGGCCAAGACCCCCCTATCCACCCCCGCGGAGGGCTCAATCACGTAGGGGACGAACCAGCGGCCTGTCTCGGGGTCGCGGTAGGCCAGGCGCTGGGTGGAGTGCTCGTTCCTGAGGACCCGGGCCGTGATCCCAAGCTCCTCCTGGTCCTTGGTGTGGCTCCCCAGGTCAAAGTCCGTGCGGTTGGCGATGCCCTCCAGCTCCTCGAGGCCGTGGGGGAAGCGGTAGAGGATGTCCACCGTGGCCTTGGCGTAGTGGGCGAGCTCCTCCTTGGGCTGCTCATAGGGGACCAGGTTCTCCCGGGAAAGGCCCATCTCCTGCCACCATTTGAGCCGTTCTTCCACCCAGTAGCGGTGCCAGTACTCGTCCTCCCCGGGGCGGACGAAGTACTCGATCTCCATCTGCTCAAACTCCCGCACCCGGAAGATGAAGTTCCTGGGGGTGATCTCGTTGCGGAAGGCCTTGCCGATCTGGGCGATGCCGAAGGGAAGCTTGCGGCTGGTGGCGTCCAGGACGTTTTTGAAGTTGATGAAGATGCCCTGGGCGGTCTCGGGGCGGAGGTAGGCCAAGGCGGCCTCCTCCTCCACCGGCCCCACGTAGGTCTTGAACATCATGTTGAAGTAGCGGGGCGGGGTCCAGTCCCCGGGCTCGCCCGTAGCCGGGTCCACCACCCCCGCCGCGGTCATGGCCCCCCCAGCCCGCTCCGGGGCGGCCATCATGGCCTGCACCAGGGCGTGGAGGCCCGCCTCCCCCTCCACCTCCATGGCCCGGTAGAGCCGGGCCAGGACCTCGGGCTTCTGGTCTTTTAGGAGGTGGTCCAGGCGGTAGCGCTTCTTGGTGATGCGGTTGTCCACCATGGGGTCGGCGAAGGTGGCCTCGTGGCCCGAGTAGTGGAGGACCAGGCGGTGGGTGAGGATGCTGGCGTCCAGGCCCTCCATGTCGTCCCGCTCGTAGACGTTCCTTCGCCACCAGGCCTGCTTGAGGTTGTTCTTGAGCTCCACCCCCAAGGGGCCGTAGTCGTAGGTGCCCTGAAGGCCCCCGTAGATCTCCGAACCCTGGAAGATAAACCCACGCCGCTTGCAAAGCGCCACCAGTTCGTCAAGGGTGCTGGCCGGCATTTTCCCTCCCTAAGGGGCCCTAAGCCCCGATTAGGGGGCATGATACCCGAAAACCTGCCTCCAGGCCCAAGGTAACCCCGGGCGCAAACGGCCCGCCCGGGGGCCTTTAGGCTAGAATGTGGGTAGAGGGGGATGATGAACAGGTACGACGACCGCGCCAGGCTGGTCTTTCACTACGCAAGGGAGGAGGGGAGCCGTCTAGGCCACTCCATGATCGGCCCGGAGCACCTCCTCTTGGGCCTGATGCGCGAGGGGGGGACCGCGGCCCGCATCCTCCAGGAGTACGGGGCGAGCCTCGAGGCCATGCGCCGCATGGTGGAGGAGCTGGTGGGCCGGGGCGAGGGGAGCCGTACGGGAGAACCCCCGGCCATCACCCCCCGGGCCCGGCGGGTCATGGAGCTGGCCAGCGCCGAGGCCCGCAACATGGGGGCCCAGGTCATCGGCACGGAGCACATCCTCCTCGGCATCATCCGCGAGGGGGACGGCATCGCCTACCGCATCCTCACCCACTTCGCCAAGGACATTGACGCCATCCGCTGGCGGGTGCTGGCCATGGCGGAAGGCCGGGAGCGGGAAAAGCCCGTGAACACCCCCTTCCTGGACGAGTACGGCCGCGACCTCACCAAGGAGGCCCGGGAAGGGAAGCTGGACCCGGTCATCGGGCGCCAGGAGGAGATCAACCGGGTCATCCAGATCCTGGCCCGGCGCACCAAGAACAACCCCGTGCTCATCGGCGACCCCGGGGTGGGCAAGACGGCCATCGTGGAAGGCCTGGCCCAGGCCATCGTGGAGGGCCGGGTCCCCCCCATCCTGCGGGGGGCCCGGGTGGTGGCCATCGACCTGGCGGGGGTGGTGGCCGGGACCAAGTACCGGGGGGAGTTTGAGGAGCGCCTGCGGCAGATCATAGAGGAGCTGAAAAACGCCAAGGTCATCGCCTTCATCGACGAGCTCCACACCCTCATCGGGGCCGGGGGGGCGGAGGGGACGCTGGACGCGGCCAACATCATGAAGCCCGCCCTGGCCCGGGGGGAGATCCAGGTCATCGGGGCCACCACCACCGGGGAGTACCACCGCTACATTGAAAAGGACGCGGCCCTGGAGCGGCGCTTCCAGCCGGTGATCGTGCTGGAGCCCTCCCCGGAGGAGACCCTGGAGATCCTAAAAGGCCTCCGCCCCCGCTACGAGGCCCACCACGGGGTGGTCATCCCCGACGAGGTGCTGGAGCTTTCGGTGAAGATCGGCATCCGCTCCCTTCCTGGGCGCAACTTCCCGGACAAGGCCATCGACCTCATCGACGAGGCGGCGAGCCGGGTGCGCCTCAACGCCTCCTTAGGCCTGCCCGTGGCCGAGGAGGAGGACGGCACCCCCGTGGTCACCCGGGAGGACCTCGAGGCGGTGGTGGACTCCTGGGGCGGGATCTACGCGGACGACCGCGACCTGGAGAAGCTGGCCCACTTGGAGGAGGAGCTCAGGAAGCGGGTGGTGGGCCAGGAGGAGGCCATCCGGGCCCTGGCCAACGCCCTGAGGCGGGCCCAGGTGGGCCTTGGGGGCCGGACCCGCGTGGCCGCCAGCTTCCTCTTCGTGGGCCAAAGCGGGGTGGGGAAAACCCAGCTGGCCAAGGCCCTGGCGGAGGTGCTCTTCGGCTCGGAACGGGCCCTCATCCGCTTTGACATGTCCGAGTTCCAGGAGCCCCACTCCATCTCCAAGCTCATCGGCGCACCCCCGGGCTACGTGGGGTACGAGCAGGGGGGCCGGCTCACGGAGGCCGTGCGCCGCCAGCCCTTCAGCGTGGTCCTCCTGGACGAGATTGAGAAGGCCCACCCCGACATCTACAACACCTTCCTGCAGGTCCTGGACGAGGGGCGCCTCACGGACGGGATGGGCCGCACCGTGGACTTCCGCCGGGTGATCCTCATCATGACCTCCAACACCGGCTACAACGTGGGCCCCGCGGTGGGCTTCACCTCCCGGGAGGTGGACACCGAGTCCCCCCTGAAGGCCCTCTTCACCCCCGAGTTCCTGGACCGGCTGGACGAGGTCATCCGCTTCCGGGCCCTTACGGAAGAGGAGCTGGTGCAGGTGGCCGGGCTCATGCTGGAGGAGATTCGGAAGGAGCTCAAGGCCCGGGACATCGAGGTCACCTTCGCCCCCGAGGTGGCCCGCTTCGTGGTGGAGCAGGCCCCCAAGACGGGGAGCGCCCGCGCGGTGCGGGGGGTGATCCGGGAGCGCATCGAGGACCCCCTGGCCCTGGCCCTCCTCAAGAAGCCGGAGGGGCGCCTCCACGTGACGGTGGAGGACGGGCACCTGGCCTTCCACGAGGTGGAGGGGGAGGAGCTGAGCCTCGTATGAGGCCCCAGCCCGGCGCACGCCGGGCTGGGGACCCCAGGAGATGGCCAAGAGCGCCTACCGCTGCGTGGAGTGCGGCTACCGCACCCCCAAGCCTTTGGGCCGCTGCCCGGGGTGCGGGGCCTGGGGGAGTTTTCAGGAAGTCCAGGAGGCCCCGAAACCGGGCCCCAAAGCCCCCTCCCCCGCCCCGGCCCTCCTCCGGCTTGCGGAGGTGGGGGAGGGGGAAGAGGGCCGGTTCTCCTCGGGGCTAGGGGAGGTGGACCGGGTCCTAGGGGGGGGCCTGGTGCCCGGGGAGGTGGTCCTCCTCGGGGGGGAGCCCGGGGTGGGCAAGAGCACCCTCCTCCTGGAGATGGCGAAGCGCCTAGAAAAGCGGGTCTACTACCTGGCGGGGGAGGAGTCCCCGGCCCAGATCCGCCTACGGGCCCGGCGGCTTGGGCTAAGGGACCTCCTCCTCCTCAAGGAAACCCGCCTCGAGCCCCTTCTCGCCTTCCTGGAGGAGAACCCCCCCGAGGTCCTCTTCGTGGACTCCATCCAGACCCTCGAGGCCGGTGGGGCGCCGGGAAGCCTGGTTTCGGTGCGGGAAGCCACCACCGCCCTGGTGCGCTTCGCCAAGGCCACCGGCACGGCCACCCTCTTGGTGGGCCACGTGACCAAGGAGGGGGTGGTGGCGGGGCCCAAGGCGGTGGAGCACGCGGTGGACGCCACCCTTTACCTGGAAACCGCCGGGGTCTACCGGGTCCTAAGGAGCGCCAAGAACCGCTTCGGCCCCGTGGGGGAGCTAGGGGTCTTCCGCATGGAGGAAAGCGGGCTTCTGGAGGTGAAAAACCCCTCGGAGGCCTTCCTTTTGGAAAGGCCCACGGGGGTTCCGGGGAGCGCCATCGCCCTGGCCCTGGCCGGGGAACGGGCCCTGGCCCTGGAGGTCCAGGCCCTGGCCGCCAAGACCCCCTTCCCCGCGCCTAGGCGGGTGGTGCAGGGGCTGGACGGGCGCCGGGTGGACATGGTGCTTGCGGTGCTGGAACGGCGGCTCGGCCTTCCCCTTTCCGGGCTGGACCTCTACGTGAACCTGGCCGGGGGGCTTAGGGTGCTGGATCCGGGCCTGGACCTCCCCGTGGCCCTGGCGGTGTATTCTGCCGTGGTGGGCCGCCCCCTCCCCCAGGACCTGGCCGCCCTCGGGGAGGTGGGCCTGGCCGCGGAGGTCAGGAGCGTGGTGGGGCTGGAGCGAAGGCTTAAGGAGGGGGAGCGGGCGGGGTTTAGCCGCTTCCTCCACCCTGGGAACGTGCGCAGGCTGGAGGAGGCGGTGGAGGCCGCCCTGGGATGATGGGGCGTCTCCTCTTCTACCTCCTCTTCGCCTACCTGGGCTTCCGGCTTTCGGTGGGCCTCGAGGCCTTGGGCCTCCTCCCCCAAAGCGCGGGCCTCCTCTCCCTAAACCGGCTTTACCTCACCCTGGCGGGCCTCCTCAGCGGCCTCCTCCTCGCCCCCAGGCTGGAGGCCCTCCTCCACCCCCTTCGTGAGCGGCTTAAGAATCTCCCCCCCGAGGTTCCCGTGGCCCTCACCCTGGGGGCCACCCTGGGCCTCCTCCTCGCCGTCCTCCTCACCACCCTCCTGGCCCAGGTGCCGGGGTTTTCCCCCTACCACAGCCTCCTCCTGGCCCTTCTCCTGGTGGGGCTTTTCGCCTATCTGGCCCTGGGCTACCGGGACTACCTGCGCCTGCCCCAAAGGCCCAAGGGCCCTGGGGGGAAGGTCTTGGACACCAGCGTCCTGGTGGACGGCCGCTTGGCGGAGGTGGCGGAGGTGGGCTTCCTGGAGGGCCCCCTCTACGTGCCCCACTTCGTCCTGAAGGAGCTCCAGCACTTCGCGGATAGCCCCGATGCCTTAAAGCGGGCCAAGGGCCGGCGGGGCCTGGAGACCCTGGAACGGCTTAAGGCCCTGGTGGGGCTCGCCGTCTTGGAGGAAACCCCCCAGGGGGAGAGCGTGGACGAAAAGCTCCTTTTTCTAGCCCGGAAGCTTGGGGCCGCCTTGGTGACCAACGACCTGGCCCTCCTGCAGATGGCCCGCATCTACGGGGTGAAGGCCCTCTCCGTCCAGGCCCTGGCCCAGGCCCTAAGGCCCAGGCTCCAGGTGGGGGACACCCTGAGGCTCTTCATCCTGAAAGAGGGCAAGGAGCCCCACCAGGGGGTGGGCTACCTGGAGGACGGCTCCATGGTGGTGGTGGACGACGGCATCGCCTACCGGGGGCAGGAGATCGAGGTGACCATCACCCAGGCCATCCAGACCCAGGTGGGCCGCCTCTTCTTCGCCCGCCCCGTGGAGCGCTGAGCGTCCCAAGAACCCCGGTATAATACGGGCGGCCGCGAGGCCAAGGAGGTGGCCGTTGAACCTGCACGAGTATCAGGCCAAGGAGATCCTAGCCCGCTACGGCATCCCCGTGCCCCCGGGTAAGGTGGCCTACACCCCCGAGGAGGCCAAGAGGATCGCGGAGGAGCTGGGCAAACGGGTGGTCATCAAGGCCCAGGTCCACACGGGGGGGAGAGGAAAGGCGGGAGGGGTCAAGCTGGCGGACACCCCCAGCGAGGCCTACGAGAAGGCCCAGGCCATCCTGGGGATGAACATCAAGGGCTTCACCGTGAAGAAGGTCCTGGTGGCCGAGGCGGTGGACATCGCCAAGGAGTACTACGCCGGCCTCATCCTGGACCGAGCGCAAAAGCGGGTGGTCCTGATGCTCTCCAAGGAGGGCGGGGTGGACATCGAGGAGGTGGCCGCGGCGCGCCCCGAGGCCATCCACAAGTTCTGGATTGACCCCCACAAGGGCTTCCGCCCCTTTGAGGCCCGGGAGATGGTGCGGAAGGCGGGCCTCGAGGGCAACCTCAACAAGCTGGCCCAGGTCCTGGTGAACCTCTACCGGGCCTACGAGGGGGTGGACGCCTCCATCGCCGAGATCAACCCCCTGGTGGTGACCGCCGAGGGCCAGGTGGTGGCCGCGGACGCCAAGATCGTCCTGGACGACAACGCCCTCTTCCGCCACCCGGACCTCGCGGAGCTAAGGGAGGTGGAGGCGGAGCACCCCCTGGAGGTGGAGGCCAGCAACTACGGCTTCGCCTACGTGAAGCTCTCCGGCAACATCGGCATCATCGGGAACGGGGCGGGGCTGGTCATGTACACCCTGGACCTGGTGAACCGGGTGGGGGGCAGGCCCGCCAACTTCCTGGACATCGGGGGCGGGGCCAAGGCGGACGTGGTCTACAACGCCCTCAAGGTGGTCCTCAAGGACCCCGACGTGAAGGGGGTCTTCATCAACATCTTCGGCGGCATCACCCGGGCGGACGAGGTGGCCAAGGGGGTCATCCGCGCCCTGGAGGAGGGCCTTCTCACCAAGCCCGTGGTCATGCGGGTGGCGGGCACCGCGGAGGAGGAGGCCAAGAAGCTCCTGGAAGGCAAGCCCGTGTACATGTACCCCACATCGGTTGAGGCGGCCAAGGCCATCGTGGCCATGGTGGGAGGTGCGGCGTGATCCTGGTGAACCGCGAAACCCGCGTCCTGGTCCAGGGCATCACCGGCCGGGAGGGGCAGTTCCACACCCAGCAGATGCTGGCCTACGGCACCCAGGTGGTGGCCGGGGTCACCCCGGGCAAGGGGGGCACGGAGGTCCTGGGCCTCCCCGTCTACGACACGGTGAAGGAGGCGGTGGCCCACCACAAGGTGGACGCCTCCATCATCTTCGTCCCCGCCCCCGCCGCCGCGGACGCGGCCCTGGAGGCGGCCCACGCGGGGGTGCCCCTCATCGTCCTCATCACCGAGGGCATCCCCACCCTGGACATGGTGCGGGCGGTGGAGGAGATCAAGGCCCTGGGGTCCCGGCTCATCGGGGGGAACTGCCCGGGGATCATCAGCGCCGAGGAGACCAAGATCGGCATCATGCCGGGCCACGTGTTCAAGCGGGGCCGGGTGGGCCTCATCAGCCGCTCGGGCACCCTCACCTACGAGGCGGCGGCGGCCCTCTCCGCCGCAGGGATCGGCACCACCACCACCGTGGGCATCGGGGGCGACCCGGTCATCGGCACCACCTTTAAAGACCTCCTTCCCCTCTTCAACGAGGACCCGGAGACGGAGGCCGTGGTCCTCATCGGGGAGATCGGGGGCTCGGACGAGGAGGAGGCCGCGGCCTGGGTGAAGGCCCACATGAAGAAGCCGGTGGTGGGCTTCATCGGCGGCCGCTCCGCCCCTAAAGGCAAGCGGATGGGCCACGCGGGGGCCATCATCATGGGGAACGTGGGGACCCCGGAGTCCAAGCTAAGGGCCTTCGCCGAGGCGGGGATCCCCGTGGCGGACACCATTGACGAGATCGTGGAGCTCGTCAAGAAGGCCCTGGGCTAAGGAGGAACCATGAAAGCGCCCGTACGCGTAGCGGTGACCGGTGCCGCAGGACAGATCGGCTACAGCCTCCTCTTCCGCATCGCCGCGGGGGAGATGCTGGGCAAGGACCAGCCCATCGTCCTCCAGCTTCTGGAAATCCCCCAGGCCATGAAGGCCCTGGAAGGGGTCATCATGGAGCTGGAGGACTGCGCCTTCCCCCTCCTCGCGGGGATAGAGGCCAGCGACGACCCCAAGGTGGCCTTTAGGGATGCGGACTACGCCCTTTTGGTGGGGGCCGCCCCCAGGAAGGCGGGGATGGAACGGCGGGACCTCCTGGAGATGAACGGCCGCATCTTCACCGAGCAGGGCCGGGCCCTGGCGGAGGTGGCCAAGCGGGAGGTGAAGGTGCTGGTGGTGGGCAACCCCGCCAACACCAACGCCCTAATCGCCTACAAGAACGCGGAAGGGCTGGACCCCCGGAACTTCACCGCCATGACCCGGCTGGACCACAACCGGGCCAAGGCCCAACTCTCCAAGAAGACCGGGGTCCCGGTGGACCGCATCCGGAAGCTTGCGGTCTGGGGGAACCACTCCTCCACCATGTTCCCCGACCTCTTCCACGCGGAGGTGGACGGGAGGCCCGCCTTAGAGCTCGTGGACATGGAGTGGTACGAGAAGGTCTTCATCCCCACCGTGGCCCAGCGGGGGGCGGCCATCATCCAGGCCCGGGGGGCCTCCAGCGCGGCCAGCGCCGCCAACGCCGCCATCGAGCACATCCGGGACTGGGCCCTGGGGACCCCGGAGGGGGACTTCGTCTCCATGGCCGTGCCCTCGAGGGGGGAGTACGGCATCCCCGAGGACATCGTCTACTCCTTCCCCGTCACCGCCAAGGACGGGGTGTATACGGTGGTGGAGGGCCTGGAGATCACCCCCTTCGCCCGGGAAAGGATGGAGATCACCGCCCGGGAGCTTCTGGACGAGATGGAGCAGGTGAAGGCCCTGGGCCTCATCTAAAGCACCCCCACCGCGGCCTAGGCCGCGGTGGGGATCCCTAAGGCCAGGCCTCGAGGGCCCAGGGGTAGACCACCCAGGCCCCTGTCTCCTCCGCGTAGAAGTCCGGGCGGTCAGGAACCCGGTTCCTTTCCGGCTTGAAGTGCAGGGTGGCCACCCAGGGTGTCCCCCCCGCCCGGCGGATCCTTTCCTTCACCGCGAAGGCCGTGCGCCCCGAGTCCCAGACGTCGTCCACCACCAAGACCCGCTTTCCGAAAAGGAGGGGGTCCTGGGGGAACTGGAGGAAGACGGGCTCGGGCAGGGGCTCCTCCCCCTCGTAGAACATCACCGCGGCGGTGAGGATGTCCCGCGCCCCCAGGGCCTGGGCCAGGAGGGCGGTGGGGATGAGCCCGCCCCGGGCCACCCCCAGGAGGAGGTCAAAGGGCTGGTCCTGCAGGCGCTCCGCCAGGCGGCGCACCAGAAGGAGGAGGTCCTCCCAGGAAAGGTGGAGCCGCTCCATCAGGCTTTGTCCAGCTCAAAGGCCTGGTGCACGGCCCGGAGCGCCGCCTCCGCGTACTCCGCGGGGATGATCACCGAGATGCGCACCTCGCTGGTGGCGATCATCTCTATGTTGGCCCCGGTGGAGGCCACCGCCTGGAACATCCTGGCGGGCACCCCGGGGGCCGAGGCCAGGCCCACCCCCACGATGGACACCTTGGCGATGTCGGGCCTCAAGATGGCCTCCCCCCCGATCTCGGCAAGCACGGGCTCCAGGGCCTCCAGGGCCTCCTGGGCGAAGTCCTTGTTCACCGTGAAGGCCATCTGCTGCCGGGAAGGGTCATGCCCGGGCACCCCCTGGATGATCATGTCCACGGCGATGCCCTTCTCCGCCAGGGCCTGGAAGACCTTGGCGGCGATGCCCGGCTGGTCGGGGATGCCGATGAGGCCGATCTGGGCGTGGTCCAGGTCCAAAGCCGCCCCCGTCACCACCTTGTCCATTTCCATGTTGACCTCCTTCACTAGGGTTCCCGGGTTGTAGGAGAAGCTGGAGCGCACGTGGAGGACCACCCCGTAGCGCTTGGCGTAGTAGACCGCCCGGGGGTGGAGAACCCTGGCCCCCAGCGCGGCCATCTCCAGCATCTGGTCGTAGCCGATGACCGCAAGCTTCCTGGCCTCGGGGATGAGGTGGGGGTCCGTGGTGTAGACCCCTTCGGTGTCCGTGTAGATCTCGCACTCCTTGGCCCCCAAGGCGGCGGCGATGGCCACCGCGGTGGTGTCCGACCCCCCCCGGCCCAAGGTGGTGATCTCCCCCTCGGGGGTGGTGCCCATGAAGCCGGCGATCACCGCCACGTACCCCTCCTCCAAGGCCTTCTGGATGCGGCTTGGGTCCACGGAAAGGATGCGGGCATCCCCGTAGCGC contains these protein-coding regions:
- a CDS encoding glycine--tRNA ligase: MPASTLDELVALCKRRGFIFQGSEIYGGLQGTYDYGPLGVELKNNLKQAWWRRNVYERDDMEGLDASILTHRLVLHYSGHEATFADPMVDNRITKKRYRLDHLLKDQKPEVLARLYRAMEVEGEAGLHALVQAMMAAPERAGGAMTAAGVVDPATGEPGDWTPPRYFNMMFKTYVGPVEEEAALAYLRPETAQGIFINFKNVLDATSRKLPFGIAQIGKAFRNEITPRNFIFRVREFEQMEIEYFVRPGEDEYWHRYWVEERLKWWQEMGLSRENLVPYEQPKEELAHYAKATVDILYRFPHGLEELEGIANRTDFDLGSHTKDQEELGITARVLRNEHSTQRLAYRDPETGRWFVPYVIEPSAGVDRGVLALLSEAFTREELPSGEERIVLRLKPQLAPIKAAVIPLAKNRPEITDYAKRLKARLQALGLGRILYEDTGNIGKAYRRHDEVGTPFAITVDYDTIGQSKDGTTKLKDTVTVRDRDTMEQIRLHVDELEGFLREKLRW
- a CDS encoding ATP-dependent Clp protease ATP-binding subunit gives rise to the protein MNRYDDRARLVFHYAREEGSRLGHSMIGPEHLLLGLMREGGTAARILQEYGASLEAMRRMVEELVGRGEGSRTGEPPAITPRARRVMELASAEARNMGAQVIGTEHILLGIIREGDGIAYRILTHFAKDIDAIRWRVLAMAEGREREKPVNTPFLDEYGRDLTKEAREGKLDPVIGRQEEINRVIQILARRTKNNPVLIGDPGVGKTAIVEGLAQAIVEGRVPPILRGARVVAIDLAGVVAGTKYRGEFEERLRQIIEELKNAKVIAFIDELHTLIGAGGAEGTLDAANIMKPALARGEIQVIGATTTGEYHRYIEKDAALERRFQPVIVLEPSPEETLEILKGLRPRYEAHHGVVIPDEVLELSVKIGIRSLPGRNFPDKAIDLIDEAASRVRLNASLGLPVAEEEDGTPVVTREDLEAVVDSWGGIYADDRDLEKLAHLEEELRKRVVGQEEAIRALANALRRAQVGLGGRTRVAASFLFVGQSGVGKTQLAKALAEVLFGSERALIRFDMSEFQEPHSISKLIGAPPGYVGYEQGGRLTEAVRRQPFSVVLLDEIEKAHPDIYNTFLQVLDEGRLTDGMGRTVDFRRVILIMTSNTGYNVGPAVGFTSREVDTESPLKALFTPEFLDRLDEVIRFRALTEEELVQVAGLMLEEIRKELKARDIEVTFAPEVARFVVEQAPKTGSARAVRGVIRERIEDPLALALLKKPEGRLHVTVEDGHLAFHEVEGEELSLV
- the radA gene encoding DNA repair protein RadA gives rise to the protein MAKSAYRCVECGYRTPKPLGRCPGCGAWGSFQEVQEAPKPGPKAPSPAPALLRLAEVGEGEEGRFSSGLGEVDRVLGGGLVPGEVVLLGGEPGVGKSTLLLEMAKRLEKRVYYLAGEESPAQIRLRARRLGLRDLLLLKETRLEPLLAFLEENPPEVLFVDSIQTLEAGGAPGSLVSVREATTALVRFAKATGTATLLVGHVTKEGVVAGPKAVEHAVDATLYLETAGVYRVLRSAKNRFGPVGELGVFRMEESGLLEVKNPSEAFLLERPTGVPGSAIALALAGERALALEVQALAAKTPFPAPRRVVQGLDGRRVDMVLAVLERRLGLPLSGLDLYVNLAGGLRVLDPGLDLPVALAVYSAVVGRPLPQDLAALGEVGLAAEVRSVVGLERRLKEGERAGFSRFLHPGNVRRLEEAVEAALG
- a CDS encoding PIN/TRAM domain-containing protein; protein product: MMGRLLFYLLFAYLGFRLSVGLEALGLLPQSAGLLSLNRLYLTLAGLLSGLLLAPRLEALLHPLRERLKNLPPEVPVALTLGATLGLLLAVLLTTLLAQVPGFSPYHSLLLALLLVGLFAYLALGYRDYLRLPQRPKGPGGKVLDTSVLVDGRLAEVAEVGFLEGPLYVPHFVLKELQHFADSPDALKRAKGRRGLETLERLKALVGLAVLEETPQGESVDEKLLFLARKLGAALVTNDLALLQMARIYGVKALSVQALAQALRPRLQVGDTLRLFILKEGKEPHQGVGYLEDGSMVVVDDGIAYRGQEIEVTITQAIQTQVGRLFFARPVER
- the sucC gene encoding ADP-forming succinate--CoA ligase subunit beta, with the translated sequence MNLHEYQAKEILARYGIPVPPGKVAYTPEEAKRIAEELGKRVVIKAQVHTGGRGKAGGVKLADTPSEAYEKAQAILGMNIKGFTVKKVLVAEAVDIAKEYYAGLILDRAQKRVVLMLSKEGGVDIEEVAAARPEAIHKFWIDPHKGFRPFEAREMVRKAGLEGNLNKLAQVLVNLYRAYEGVDASIAEINPLVVTAEGQVVAADAKIVLDDNALFRHPDLAELREVEAEHPLEVEASNYGFAYVKLSGNIGIIGNGAGLVMYTLDLVNRVGGRPANFLDIGGGAKADVVYNALKVVLKDPDVKGVFINIFGGITRADEVAKGVIRALEEGLLTKPVVMRVAGTAEEEAKKLLEGKPVYMYPTSVEAAKAIVAMVGGAA
- the sucD gene encoding succinate--CoA ligase subunit alpha; its protein translation is MILVNRETRVLVQGITGREGQFHTQQMLAYGTQVVAGVTPGKGGTEVLGLPVYDTVKEAVAHHKVDASIIFVPAPAAADAALEAAHAGVPLIVLITEGIPTLDMVRAVEEIKALGSRLIGGNCPGIISAEETKIGIMPGHVFKRGRVGLISRSGTLTYEAAAALSAAGIGTTTTVGIGGDPVIGTTFKDLLPLFNEDPETEAVVLIGEIGGSDEEEAAAWVKAHMKKPVVGFIGGRSAPKGKRMGHAGAIIMGNVGTPESKLRAFAEAGIPVADTIDEIVELVKKALG
- a CDS encoding malate dehydrogenase; the protein is MKAPVRVAVTGAAGQIGYSLLFRIAAGEMLGKDQPIVLQLLEIPQAMKALEGVIMELEDCAFPLLAGIEASDDPKVAFRDADYALLVGAAPRKAGMERRDLLEMNGRIFTEQGRALAEVAKREVKVLVVGNPANTNALIAYKNAEGLDPRNFTAMTRLDHNRAKAQLSKKTGVPVDRIRKLAVWGNHSSTMFPDLFHAEVDGRPALELVDMEWYEKVFIPTVAQRGAAIIQARGASSAASAANAAIEHIRDWALGTPEGDFVSMAVPSRGEYGIPEDIVYSFPVTAKDGVYTVVEGLEITPFARERMEITARELLDEMEQVKALGLI
- a CDS encoding phosphoribosyltransferase, which translates into the protein MERLHLSWEDLLLLVRRLAERLQDQPFDLLLGVARGGLIPTALLAQALGARDILTAAVMFYEGEEPLPEPVFLQFPQDPLLFGKRVLVVDDVWDSGRTAFAVKERIRRAGGTPWVATLHFKPERNRVPDRPDFYAEETGAWVVYPWALEAWP
- a CDS encoding aspartate kinase, with protein sequence MALVVQKYGGTSVGDLERIHKVAQRIAHYREKGHKLAVVVSAMGHTTDELIALAKRVNPRPPFRELDLLTTTGEQVSVALLSMQLWAMGIPARGFVQHQIGITTDGRYGDARILSVDPSRIQKALEEGYVAVIAGFMGTTPEGEITTLGRGGSDTTAVAIAAALGAKECEIYTDTEGVYTTDPHLIPEARKLAVIGYDQMLEMAALGARVLHPRAVYYAKRYGVVLHVRSSFSYNPGTLVKEVNMEMDKVVTGAALDLDHAQIGLIGIPDQPGIAAKVFQALAEKGIAVDMIIQGVPGHDPSRQQMAFTVNKDFAQEALEALEPVLAEIGGEAILRPDIAKVSIVGVGLASAPGVPARMFQAVASTGANIEMIATSEVRISVIIPAEYAEAALRAVHQAFELDKA